A portion of the Eulemur rufifrons isolate Redbay chromosome 30, OSU_ERuf_1, whole genome shotgun sequence genome contains these proteins:
- the LOC138378832 gene encoding LOW QUALITY PROTEIN: gamma-aminobutyric acid receptor subunit theta-like (The sequence of the model RefSeq protein was modified relative to this genomic sequence to represent the inferred CDS: inserted 1 base in 1 codon; substituted 2 bases at 2 genomic stop codons), which produces MTFLIWQDNSYDEEDRDKGSGITERSAGAPVPVRISVYVSSIEQISETNMDYTITMFFHQTWKDSRLAYYXTNLNLTLDYRMHEKLWVPDCSFVNSKDAYVRDVTVEICVFQLHPDGTVRYGIRLTTTAACSLDLHKFPLDKQACKLEVESYGYTVEDIMLFWEDNGSAIHMAEKLQIPQFSFLGRTITSKEVYFYTGSYVHLILKFQVQREVNSYLGQVYWPTVLTTILSWISFWMNYDSSAARVTMIALTSMLILTTIHSHLWDKLPHIPYVKAIDIYILVCLFFVFLSLLDYVYINYLFYSRRPQHHHRRRRRPRRVIAHYRYQEVVVGNMQDGLIIMEDGVGSLPTTPAQAPLDSPESLCSLTSISKQALLATSESLSPLTSLSGQTPLATAEILSDLPSTSEQARLGYSVHFNAFKNGDSVIPTKIRNHAEAHGCAETRDSEDCDGSLSSDESHGRGPSGXAVLRRGQGCVQGANHELEEIHRLHDDINVESSCLGLEEQPECDADSIWSLDHDDLMASGQDKDSSSESEDSGPPSPGCAFTKEFSFDLFNPNYVPKVDKWSQFLFPLAFGLFNIAXWVYQIYSAPSGPRAAGTLYWRLLVPIHSSSPPFTHLCFSWTEEPEDMNVALRSGNLVP; this is translated from the exons ATGACCTTTCTAATCTGGCAGGACAACAGCTATGACGAAGAAGACAGGGACAAGGGCTCGGGAATAACAGAGAGGAGTGCAG GTGCCCCTGTGCCTGTGAGAATATCTGTCTATGTCTCCAGCATTGAACAGATATCAGAAACGAATATG GACTATACAATCACCATGTTTTTTCATCAGACCTGGAAAGATTCACGCTTAGCGTACT GGACcaacctgaacctgaccctggaCTATCGGATGCATGAGAAGTTGTGGGTCCCTGACTGCTCCTTTGTGAACAGCAAGGATGCTTACGTGCGTGATGTGACTGTGGAAATTTGCGTATTTCAGCTTCACCCAGATGGAACAGTGCGGTATGGCATCCG ACTCACCACCACAGCAGCTTGTTCCCTGGATCTGCACAAATTCCCTCTGGACAAGCAGGCCTGCAAGCTGGAGGTGGAAAGCT ATGGATACACGGTTGAAGACATCATGCTATTCTGGGAAGACAACGGGAGTGCCATCCACATGGCTGAGAAGCTGCAAATCCCTCAGTTCTCTTTCCTGGGGAGGACGATTACTAGCAAGGAAGTGTATTTCTACACAG GGTCCTATGTGCACCTAATACTCAAGTTCCAGGTCCAGAGGGAAGTCAACAGCTACCTTGGGCAGGTCTACTGGCCTACGGTCCTCACCACTATTCTCTCCTGGATATCGTTTTGGATGAACTATGATTCCTCTGCAGCCAGGGTGACAATGATAG CTCTCACTTCGATGCTCATCCTGACCACCATCCACTCTCATCTGTGGGATAAGCTCCCCCATATTCCCTATGTCAAGGCCATCGACATCTATATCCTCGTGTGCTTGTTCTTCGTGTTCCTGTCCCTGCTGGATTACGTCTACATCAACTATCTTTTCTACAGCCGGAGACCTCAGCACCACCATAGGCGACGCAGGAGGCCACGAAGAGTCATTGCCCACTACCGGTACCAGGAAGTGGTGGTGGGGAACATGCAG GATGGCCTGATTATCATGGAAGATGGAGTCGGCTCTCTTCCCACCACCCCGGCTCAGGCCCCCCTGGATAGCCCGGAAAGCCTCTGTTCTCTGACGTCCATCTCCAAGCAGGCCCTGCTGGCCACCTCAGAAAGCCTCAGCCCACTCACTTCTCTCTCAGGCCAGACCCCGCTGGCCACCGCAGAAATCCTGAGCGATCTCCCCTCCACCTCAGAGCAGGCCCGACTTGGCTACAGTGTTCACTTTAATGCTTTCAAGAACGGTGACAGTGTCATTCCTACCAAAATCCGCAACCATGCCGAGGCCCATGGCTGTGCTGAGACCCGTGACTCTGAAGACTGTGATGGAAGCTTGAGCTCAGATGAGAGCCATGGCCGTGGCCCCAGTGGATAGGCCGTGCTTCGCCGTGGCCAGGGCTGTGTGCAAGGAGCAAACCATGAGCTGGAGGAGATCCATCGCTTACACGATGACATCAATGTTGAGAGCAGCTGCCTTGGCCTTGAGGAGCAGCCCGAGTGTGATGCTGATAGTATCTGGAGCCTGGATCATGATGACCTCATGGCCAGTGGCCAAGACAAGGATAGTAGCTCAGAGTCTGAGGACAGTGGCCCCCCGAGCCCTGGGTGCGCCTTCACCAAAGAGTTCTCCTTCGATCTCTTCAACCCCAACTACGTCCCTAAGGTTGACAAGTGGTCCCAGTTCCTCTTCCCTCTGGCCTTTGGGTTGTTCAACATTGCTTAATGGGTGTACCAAATCTATTCGGCCCCCAGTGGCCCCAGAGCAGCAGGGACACT GTACTGGCGTCTCCTGGTCCCCATCCACTCCTCGTCCCCTCCCTTCACCCATCTGTGCTTCTCCTGGACAGAGGAGCCAGAGGACATGAATGTAGCCCTGAGGAGTGGGAATTTAGTGCCTTGA